Proteins from one Prosthecomicrobium sp. N25 genomic window:
- a CDS encoding TadE/TadG family type IV pilus assembly protein, with translation MSGCRSLATAWRGLVRARGGGAATTLGLTLPVILGCAGAAINYGIIANDRSMLQGVADAAATSAARELTFARADAAFVEAVATGYAQSLLAGRTGVEVTARVGQDLGSVQVDITARSHMPLPIPMVGSDYSVGVSAVARATAGPPICVIALDEAAEGTILMDNESRLTGDGCAVYSNSRSDRGITGKKTSVLKAELICSAGGFLGASTNFVPNVLSDCPPLPDPLTDRAPPAERPCKATALTIDKGSSTLSPGTYCGGLTITGGAIVKLTPGIYVIKDGPLKVENGSLSGQNVSLHFKGREAVVRFMARSTIDLTAPKDGPLAGFLIFEDRSVRELQEHRILSENARNLLGTIYLPRGRLLVDAPQKVADLSAYTIIVAKRLELRSGPNLVLNTGYSSTDIPVPHGVGPIGGTVSLAR, from the coding sequence ATGAGCGGCTGCCGCTCCCTCGCGACCGCGTGGCGCGGGCTGGTCCGCGCGCGCGGCGGCGGCGCCGCCACGACGCTGGGGCTGACGCTGCCGGTGATCCTCGGCTGCGCGGGGGCGGCGATCAACTACGGGATCATAGCCAACGACCGTTCCATGCTGCAGGGCGTCGCGGACGCGGCCGCGACGAGCGCGGCGCGCGAGTTGACCTTCGCCAGGGCCGATGCGGCCTTCGTGGAAGCGGTGGCGACCGGGTATGCGCAGAGCCTGCTCGCCGGCCGGACCGGCGTGGAGGTCACGGCCCGAGTCGGACAGGACCTCGGGTCCGTGCAGGTCGACATCACGGCCCGCTCGCACATGCCCCTGCCGATCCCGATGGTGGGATCGGACTACTCCGTCGGGGTGTCGGCGGTCGCACGCGCGACCGCCGGGCCGCCGATCTGCGTCATCGCGCTCGACGAGGCGGCCGAGGGCACCATCCTGATGGACAACGAGTCCCGGCTGACCGGAGACGGCTGCGCGGTCTACTCCAATTCGCGCAGCGACCGCGGCATCACCGGCAAGAAGACGTCGGTGCTGAAGGCGGAACTGATCTGCTCGGCCGGCGGGTTCCTCGGCGCCTCGACCAATTTCGTCCCCAACGTGCTCTCCGATTGCCCGCCGCTGCCGGACCCGCTGACGGACCGCGCGCCGCCGGCGGAAAGACCCTGCAAGGCGACGGCGCTGACCATCGACAAGGGGTCCTCGACGCTTTCGCCGGGCACCTATTGCGGCGGGCTCACGATCACGGGCGGGGCGATCGTGAAGCTCACGCCCGGCATCTACGTGATCAAGGACGGCCCCCTCAAGGTCGAGAACGGGAGCCTCTCGGGGCAGAACGTGTCGTTGCACTTCAAGGGGCGCGAGGCCGTTGTCCGCTTCATGGCGCGGTCGACGATCGATCTCACGGCTCCCAAGGACGGGCCGCTCGCCGGATTCCTGATCTTCGAGGATCGGTCGGTGAGAGAGCTCCAGGAGCACCGGATCCTGAGCGAGAACGCCCGCAACCTGCTCGGCACCATCTATCTGCCGCGGGGGCGGCTCCTGGTCGACGCGCCCCAGAAGGTCGCGGACCTCTCGGCCTACACGATCATCGTGGCCAAGCGGCTGGAGCTGCGCTCCGGGCCGAACCTCGTCCTCAACACCGGCTATTCCTCGACCGACATCCCGGTCCCGCACGGGGTCGGACCGATCGGCGGAACCGTGTCGCTCGCCAGGTAG
- a CDS encoding EAL domain-containing protein, which produces MIRQRPARPIARKLALLVTASLATAVLAFAGFSAWTETRRYVEMRRDALLGTAAVFASVSSTAVAGGDRTATLQALRAIGRIPGLLHGRVETPEGRVFAALGQATRLDSDPLLGEGARQDSVWEVLTSRTIQVSAPIYASGTPVARLVLVADTSGLPQVLQNALLAIVAAAAAAAALGFAIAGRLQRRITAPIHHLTAAIARIGRDHDYAVRVEARSDDEVGLLVDGFNAMLGEIRARDERLEAHRQGLEAEVLARTQDLAVARDSAEAANRAKSDFLATMSHEIRTPMNGILVMAELLAGAPLPDRQRRYAEIIAHSGKGLLAIINDVLDFSKIESGKLELERLPVDPVALVDDVMGLFAGKARDSGLDLAAVAALDLPARIEGDPTRLHQILANLVNNAIKFTERGTVTVTAGRSATRPGAIEFAVRDTGIGIAPGRLPHLFSAFTQAEQSTTRRFGGTGLGLAICRRLADAMGAAIEVESEPGRGSVFRLVLPAGEARPAPWPRLADAADGRAPLVALAVASEPARGALRLYAEAAGARVLEVSTPAGVPPEACLLVADASALADAGPRAGGGPVVALAPLGDDRSDAALAAGRALRSLGAPVSRREVETLLADLAAGRVEQQGRPAVGGPVLPRFEGLKVLAAEDGAVNREVLAEALGLLGVRPDFVDDGAAALEALARRRYDLVLMDGSMPVLDGFEATRRLRAREAQAGLPRLPVVALTAHVLGAASQAWREAGMDGVLHKPFTLRALAETLAAFAPAAQTSTADVAEPAPVLPAPAGPVPEAARAEPAGGEDPAVDLDPAKLAELDALARSGRPDFAARVFGLYREHAPQSLAAAEAAAATGDGEALARAAHALKSMSHNIGALRVAAAAAALEQHARGAEPPGPDDVAPLARRLAAALAAVEARLAPDRDAPAAEPLPAPPADPDLALAAPLAEAIAADRLSLVYQPQVDRSGAIQTVEALVRWTLDGVSIPPFRFVPLAERTGQIAALGAWVLARACREASAWSGVRLAVNVSAVEICRPDFVDATLGILAREGFDPRRLEIEITETAIIHDEAATLDAIRRLKAAGVTFALDDFGTGYSSLMHLRRYPFDRIKIDRDFVAGVTAAVDAATIVHAVVGIGRSLGMKVIAEGVETVEQQKFLQAAGVHLLQGYLTGRPMPAADLGRLVPSGPRLAAG; this is translated from the coding sequence GTGATCAGACAGCGCCCCGCCCGCCCCATCGCCCGCAAGCTCGCGCTCCTGGTCACGGCCTCGCTGGCGACGGCGGTCCTCGCCTTCGCGGGTTTCTCCGCCTGGACCGAGACCCGCCGCTACGTGGAGATGCGCCGCGACGCCCTGCTCGGCACCGCCGCGGTCTTCGCCTCCGTGTCCTCGACCGCCGTCGCCGGCGGCGACCGGACCGCGACGCTCCAGGCACTCCGCGCCATCGGGCGCATTCCCGGCCTGCTGCACGGGCGGGTGGAGACACCCGAAGGCCGCGTCTTCGCGGCGCTCGGCCAGGCCACCCGCCTCGACAGCGACCCGCTGCTCGGCGAGGGCGCCCGGCAGGATTCCGTCTGGGAGGTGCTCACCAGCCGCACGATCCAGGTCTCTGCGCCGATCTACGCCTCCGGGACGCCGGTCGCGCGCCTGGTTCTCGTCGCCGATACCTCGGGCCTGCCGCAGGTCCTGCAGAACGCGCTCCTCGCCATCGTGGCGGCCGCGGCGGCCGCGGCGGCCCTCGGCTTCGCGATCGCCGGACGACTCCAGCGGCGAATTACCGCGCCGATCCACCACCTGACCGCCGCCATCGCCCGGATCGGCCGCGACCACGATTACGCCGTCCGGGTCGAAGCCCGCAGCGACGACGAGGTCGGCCTGCTCGTCGACGGCTTCAACGCCATGCTGGGCGAGATCCGCGCCCGCGACGAGCGCCTGGAGGCGCACCGCCAGGGCCTCGAGGCGGAGGTGCTGGCCCGCACCCAGGACCTCGCCGTCGCCCGGGATTCCGCGGAGGCCGCCAACAGGGCCAAGTCCGACTTCCTCGCCACGATGAGCCACGAGATCCGGACCCCGATGAACGGGATCCTGGTCATGGCCGAACTTCTCGCCGGTGCCCCCCTTCCCGACCGCCAGCGCCGCTACGCCGAGATCATTGCCCATTCGGGCAAGGGCCTGCTGGCGATCATCAACGACGTGCTCGATTTCTCCAAGATCGAGTCCGGCAAGCTCGAACTCGAGCGCCTTCCCGTGGACCCGGTGGCGCTGGTCGACGACGTCATGGGCCTCTTCGCCGGCAAGGCGCGCGACTCCGGCCTGGACCTCGCCGCCGTCGCCGCCCTGGATCTCCCGGCGCGGATCGAAGGCGACCCGACCCGGCTGCACCAGATCCTGGCCAACCTCGTCAACAACGCCATCAAGTTCACCGAGCGGGGCACCGTCACGGTGACGGCCGGCCGCTCGGCCACCCGGCCCGGCGCGATCGAGTTCGCGGTCCGTGATACGGGCATCGGCATCGCGCCGGGGCGCCTGCCGCATCTCTTCTCCGCCTTCACCCAGGCCGAGCAGTCGACCACCCGCCGTTTCGGCGGGACGGGCCTCGGGCTCGCCATCTGCCGCCGCCTCGCCGACGCCATGGGCGCCGCCATCGAGGTCGAGAGCGAGCCCGGCCGCGGGTCCGTCTTCCGTCTCGTGCTGCCGGCCGGGGAGGCACGCCCGGCCCCCTGGCCCAGGCTGGCGGACGCCGCCGACGGCCGCGCGCCCCTGGTGGCCCTGGCGGTCGCGTCCGAACCGGCCCGCGGGGCCCTGCGCCTCTACGCGGAGGCCGCCGGCGCCCGCGTGCTGGAGGTGTCGACGCCGGCCGGTGTCCCGCCGGAGGCGTGCCTCCTCGTCGCGGACGCGTCGGCCCTGGCGGATGCCGGACCCCGGGCCGGCGGCGGTCCCGTCGTCGCCCTCGCCCCGCTTGGCGACGACCGGTCCGACGCCGCCCTGGCCGCCGGCCGCGCGCTGCGCAGCCTGGGCGCGCCGGTTTCCCGCCGCGAGGTGGAAACGTTGCTCGCCGACCTGGCGGCCGGCCGTGTCGAGCAGCAGGGTCGGCCGGCGGTCGGCGGACCGGTCCTGCCGCGCTTCGAGGGCCTGAAGGTACTCGCCGCCGAGGACGGGGCCGTCAATCGCGAGGTGCTCGCCGAGGCGCTCGGCCTGCTCGGCGTCCGGCCCGACTTCGTCGACGACGGGGCAGCCGCCCTCGAGGCCCTGGCCCGCCGGCGCTACGACCTCGTGCTGATGGACGGCAGCATGCCCGTCCTCGACGGCTTCGAGGCGACCCGGCGCCTGCGCGCCCGGGAAGCCCAGGCAGGCCTGCCCCGGCTGCCGGTGGTGGCGCTCACCGCCCACGTGCTCGGCGCCGCTTCGCAGGCCTGGCGGGAGGCCGGCATGGACGGCGTCCTGCACAAGCCCTTCACGTTGCGCGCCCTCGCCGAGACCCTCGCGGCCTTCGCCCCCGCCGCCCAGACCTCCACGGCCGATGTCGCCGAACCGGCGCCCGTGCTGCCGGCGCCGGCCGGTCCGGTCCCGGAGGCCGCGCGCGCCGAGCCGGCCGGCGGCGAGGACCCCGCCGTGGACCTCGATCCCGCCAAGCTCGCCGAGCTCGACGCCCTGGCCCGCTCGGGCCGCCCGGATTTCGCCGCGCGCGTCTTCGGCCTGTACCGCGAGCATGCCCCGCAGTCCCTGGCCGCGGCCGAAGCCGCCGCCGCCACGGGCGACGGCGAAGCCCTGGCGCGCGCCGCCCATGCGCTGAAGTCCATGAGCCACAACATCGGCGCCCTCCGGGTCGCCGCCGCCGCCGCGGCGCTGGAACAGCACGCCCGCGGCGCGGAGCCCCCCGGGCCAGACGACGTGGCCCCGCTCGCCCGCCGGCTCGCCGCCGCGCTCGCGGCCGTGGAGGCCCGCCTCGCGCCGGATCGGGACGCGCCGGCTGCCGAACCCCTGCCCGCCCCGCCGGCCGACCCGGATCTCGCCCTCGCGGCCCCGCTCGCCGAGGCCATCGCAGCCGATCGCCTGTCGCTCGTCTACCAGCCCCAGGTCGACCGGAGCGGCGCGATCCAGACCGTCGAGGCCCTCGTCCGCTGGACCCTGGACGGCGTCTCGATCCCGCCCTTCCGGTTCGTGCCCCTTGCCGAACGGACCGGCCAGATCGCCGCGCTCGGCGCCTGGGTCCTGGCGCGCGCCTGCCGGGAGGCCTCGGCCTGGTCGGGCGTCCGCCTCGCCGTCAACGTCTCCGCCGTCGAGATCTGCCGCCCGGACTTCGTCGACGCCACCCTCGGCATCCTCGCCCGCGAAGGCTTCGATCCCCGCCGTCTCGAGATCGAGATCACCGAGACGGCCATCATCCACGACGAGGCTGCCACGCTCGACGCCATCCGGCGCCTGAAGGCGGCGGGCGTCACCTTCGCGCTGGACGACTTCGGCACCGGCTATTCGAGCCTGATGCATCTCCGGCGCTATCCGTTCGACCGGATCAAGATCGACCGCGACTTCGTGGCCGGGGTGACGGCTGCCGTCGACGCGGCGACCATCGTCCATGCGGTCGTCGGCATCGGCCGCTCGCTCGGCATGAAGGTGATCGCCGAGGGCGTCGAGACCGTCGAGCAGCAGAAGTTCCTGCAGGCCGCGGGCGTGCACCTCCTGCAGGGCTACCTTACGGGCCGCCCCATGCCGGCCGCCGACCTGGGCAGGCTCGTCCCTTCCGGCCCACGCCTCGCCGCCGGCTGA
- the pcaD gene encoding 3-oxoadipate enol-lactonase, producing the protein MRMVRANGIEVHIALEGPEGGMPVVFANSLGTDLRVWDAVVPLLPKGLRMLRYDKRGHGLTGATREPYTIDLHVADLTGVLDALGIRGAVVVGLSIGGLIAQGLAAARPDLVRALVLMDTAHRIGTAETWNQRIEAIRAGGLDSIGDAVMERWFSAGYRAAYPEEVAGWRNMLVRTTVDGYLGSCAAIRDADLEREARSIMVPTLLLCGSADLSTPPDLVRGTAEIIPGARFEVIDGAGHLPCVEAPERTADLISGFVGALLQ; encoded by the coding sequence ATGCGCATGGTCAGGGCGAACGGCATCGAGGTCCATATCGCGCTCGAGGGGCCGGAGGGGGGCATGCCGGTCGTGTTCGCGAACTCGCTCGGGACGGACTTGCGGGTCTGGGACGCGGTCGTGCCGCTCCTGCCGAAGGGCCTGCGCATGCTGCGCTACGACAAGCGCGGCCACGGGCTGACGGGGGCGACGCGCGAGCCCTACACGATCGACCTCCATGTCGCCGACCTGACGGGCGTGCTCGATGCACTCGGCATCCGGGGCGCGGTGGTGGTCGGGTTGTCGATCGGCGGGCTGATCGCGCAGGGGCTGGCGGCTGCGCGGCCGGACCTGGTGCGCGCGCTCGTGCTCATGGACACGGCCCATCGGATCGGCACGGCCGAGACCTGGAACCAGCGCATCGAGGCGATCCGCGCGGGCGGGCTGGATTCGATCGGCGACGCGGTGATGGAACGCTGGTTCTCGGCCGGCTACCGGGCGGCCTATCCGGAGGAGGTCGCGGGCTGGCGCAACATGCTGGTGCGCACCACGGTGGACGGCTACCTCGGATCCTGCGCGGCGATCCGGGACGCGGACCTCGAGCGGGAGGCGCGATCGATCATGGTGCCCACGCTCCTCCTGTGCGGCTCGGCCGACCTCTCGACCCCGCCGGACCTGGTGCGCGGCACGGCGGAGATCATTCCCGGTGCCCGCTTCGAGGTGATCGACGGCGCCGGCCATCTGCCTTGCGTCGAAGCGCCGGAGCGGACGGCGGACCTGATCTCGGGCTTCGTGGGCGCCCTTCTGCAGTGA
- a CDS encoding TRCF domain-containing protein yields the protein MSVAEVQETPLDLGAAAPIGALAVGLVRLAGAGTGPLVHVAGTAERADALGALLAALAPERRVAVLPPWDCLPHDRIAPSRAVMGRRVGALRWLGDPDGRPDIVVTTAPALIQRIPPRAILRDARVEVGTGEALDDEALRARLLEIGYFEDERVDEPGEFAIRGLVVDLYPAAAPLPCRIEHRDGRIVSIRSYDPLSQRSEVETDLLVIDAASEAILPPEERARFAPVPAEHRLAAVYPALESVFDLVPDARLSLETEARAAAATFRDWIAEPPLPAAGAAGRGSDTGLYLDAETWEREVAARLVAESRAGDDPDAAVPRYAETEWPLRALQDDVRAVTGAGGRVVLAATGERRLARLARRVADEAGAEPIRAGCWAEVVAAPEGSVLAMILPLDEGFRLPDGTLVVTAQDLAGSRGDRPGDAGPTAFPVDMTVRIGDAVVHLDHGIAALEGLDPIGDGTEGVRLRFADDARLVVPLDEVNRLWRYGSEAEAVSLSRLGGTAWTDRKAEVEAEIAATAARMADLARARAERTAPVLEPPRAPYERIVGRFPYAPTRDQRAAIAATLADLASGRPMDRLVCGDVGFGKTEVAVRAIAACVLAGRQAVLAAPTTVLARQHAATLRRRFAGLGFEIAELSRLVEPAEARRVRAGLASGEIRLAVGTHALAQKGVAFHDLGLVVIDEEQRFGVRHKERLRALAADVHVLTLTATPIPRTLQVALVGLKDLSVIATAPVLRQPIRTVVAPEDDGLIASAIERERRRGGQSFVVCPRIEDIEPMRARLAGLLPGAEILAAHGRMEAGRIDDVMLRFADGDGDVLLATAIIESGLDVPNANTILVHRPERFGLAQLHQLRGRVGRAARRAVAWLLTDPAHPPSDASMKRLKTLAALDRLGAGFAISARDLDLRGAGDLVGEEQAGHVKVIGLALYQHLLGRALAAARGKGEAEDWAPVLNLGVPAAIPADYVPEPEVRLDLYFRLERLDTQRAVAAFEDELDDRFGPLPAPARDLVAAARVRAACRRLGIARIDAGPRAIAATFRAIPPEKAAQLAEEGFAWSSDRLLARTETDDSGRTAAVVKMVARIARTLRDDRAGRA from the coding sequence ATGTCCGTCGCCGAAGTCCAGGAGACCCCCCTCGATCTCGGCGCCGCCGCGCCGATCGGAGCCCTCGCGGTCGGGCTCGTCCGGCTGGCGGGTGCCGGGACGGGGCCCCTGGTCCACGTGGCGGGCACGGCCGAGCGGGCGGATGCCTTGGGGGCGCTCCTCGCCGCGCTCGCGCCGGAGCGGCGGGTCGCGGTCCTGCCCCCGTGGGATTGCCTGCCCCACGACCGCATCGCCCCCTCGAGAGCCGTGATGGGCCGCCGCGTCGGGGCGCTCCGCTGGCTCGGCGACCCGGACGGGCGGCCGGACATCGTCGTCACCACCGCCCCGGCCCTGATCCAGCGCATCCCGCCCCGCGCGATCCTGAGGGACGCCCGCGTCGAGGTCGGGACCGGCGAGGCCCTGGACGACGAGGCCCTGCGGGCGCGGCTGCTCGAGATCGGCTATTTCGAGGACGAGCGCGTCGACGAGCCCGGCGAGTTCGCGATCCGCGGCCTGGTGGTCGACCTCTACCCGGCCGCCGCTCCCCTGCCCTGCCGCATCGAGCACCGGGACGGCCGGATCGTCTCCATCCGCTCCTACGATCCCCTCTCCCAGCGCAGCGAGGTCGAGACGGACCTCCTGGTCATCGACGCCGCCTCGGAGGCGATCCTGCCTCCCGAGGAGCGCGCCCGCTTCGCCCCGGTGCCGGCGGAGCACCGCCTGGCCGCCGTCTATCCCGCGCTGGAGAGCGTCTTCGACCTCGTCCCCGACGCCCGGCTTTCCCTGGAGACCGAGGCGCGCGCGGCCGCCGCCACCTTCCGGGACTGGATCGCCGAGCCGCCCCTGCCCGCCGCCGGCGCCGCCGGGCGCGGCAGCGACACCGGCCTCTACCTGGACGCCGAGACCTGGGAGCGCGAGGTCGCCGCCCGTCTCGTCGCCGAGAGCCGCGCCGGCGACGATCCCGACGCGGCCGTCCCCCGCTATGCCGAGACGGAGTGGCCCTTGCGCGCGCTGCAGGACGACGTCCGTGCCGTCACGGGAGCGGGCGGCCGGGTCGTCCTCGCCGCGACCGGCGAGCGCCGGCTCGCGCGCCTCGCCCGCCGGGTCGCCGACGAGGCGGGCGCCGAGCCGATCCGCGCCGGATGCTGGGCCGAGGTCGTGGCCGCCCCGGAGGGCTCGGTGCTGGCCATGATCCTGCCGCTCGACGAGGGGTTCCGCCTGCCGGACGGCACGCTGGTCGTCACCGCCCAGGACCTCGCCGGCTCGCGCGGCGACCGGCCCGGGGACGCCGGCCCCACCGCCTTTCCGGTCGACATGACGGTCCGCATCGGCGATGCGGTGGTCCATCTCGATCACGGCATCGCGGCGCTGGAAGGCCTCGATCCCATCGGCGACGGGACCGAGGGCGTGCGCCTGCGCTTTGCCGACGACGCCCGGCTGGTCGTCCCCCTCGACGAGGTGAACCGCCTCTGGCGCTACGGCTCGGAGGCCGAGGCCGTGTCGCTGTCGCGGCTCGGCGGCACCGCCTGGACCGACCGGAAGGCGGAGGTCGAGGCCGAGATCGCCGCAACCGCCGCTCGCATGGCCGACCTCGCCCGGGCCCGCGCCGAGCGGACCGCGCCCGTGCTGGAGCCGCCGCGCGCGCCCTACGAACGCATCGTCGGCCGCTTCCCCTATGCCCCGACCCGCGACCAGCGCGCCGCCATCGCCGCCACCCTGGCGGACCTCGCGTCGGGCCGCCCGATGGACCGGCTGGTCTGCGGCGACGTCGGCTTCGGCAAGACGGAGGTCGCCGTCCGCGCCATCGCGGCCTGCGTGCTGGCCGGACGCCAGGCCGTGCTCGCCGCGCCCACCACGGTGCTCGCCCGCCAGCACGCCGCGACCCTTCGCCGCCGCTTCGCCGGCCTCGGCTTCGAGATCGCCGAACTCTCCCGCCTGGTCGAGCCTGCCGAGGCCCGCCGGGTCCGCGCCGGCCTCGCCTCCGGCGAGATCCGGCTCGCCGTCGGCACCCACGCCCTCGCCCAGAAGGGCGTCGCCTTCCACGACCTCGGCCTCGTGGTGATCGACGAGGAGCAGCGCTTCGGCGTCCGCCACAAGGAGCGGCTGCGCGCGCTCGCGGCGGACGTCCACGTCCTGACCCTGACCGCGACCCCGATCCCGCGGACCCTGCAGGTCGCACTCGTCGGCCTCAAGGACCTCTCGGTGATCGCCACCGCCCCGGTCCTGCGCCAGCCGATCCGCACCGTGGTGGCGCCCGAGGACGACGGCCTGATCGCCTCCGCGATCGAGCGGGAGCGTCGCCGCGGCGGCCAGAGCTTCGTCGTCTGCCCGCGCATCGAGGACATCGAGCCGATGCGCGCGCGCCTCGCGGGCCTGCTGCCGGGGGCCGAGATCCTGGCCGCCCACGGCCGCATGGAGGCGGGCAGGATCGACGACGTCATGCTCCGCTTCGCGGACGGAGACGGCGACGTCCTGCTGGCGACCGCCATCATCGAGAGCGGCCTCGATGTCCCCAACGCCAACACGATCCTGGTGCACCGCCCGGAGCGCTTCGGCCTCGCCCAGTTGCACCAGCTCCGGGGCCGCGTCGGGCGCGCCGCGCGGCGGGCCGTCGCCTGGCTCCTGACCGACCCGGCGCACCCGCCGTCCGACGCCTCGATGAAGCGCCTGAAGACCCTGGCGGCCCTCGACCGCCTCGGCGCCGGCTTCGCTATTTCGGCCCGGGACCTCGACCTGCGCGGCGCCGGCGATCTCGTCGGTGAGGAGCAGGCTGGACACGTGAAGGTGATCGGGCTCGCCCTCTACCAGCACCTGCTCGGCCGCGCCCTCGCGGCCGCCCGGGGCAAGGGAGAGGCCGAGGACTGGGCGCCCGTGCTGAACCTCGGAGTGCCGGCCGCGATCCCGGCCGACTACGTGCCCGAACCCGAAGTGCGCCTCGATCTCTACTTCCGGCTCGAGCGGCTCGACACCCAGCGCGCCGTCGCGGCCTTCGAGGACGAGTTGGACGACCGCTTCGGCCCCCTTCCCGCGCCCGCCCGCGACCTCGTGGCCGCCGCGCGCGTCCGCGCCGCCTGCCGCCGCCTGGGCATCGCCCGAATCGACGCAGGACCACGGGCGATTGCCGCCACGTTCCGCGCCATCCCGCCGGAAAAGGCCGCGCAGCTGGCCGAGGAGGGATTCGCGTGGAGTTCAGATCGCCTCCTGGCGCGGACGGAGACCGACGACTCCGGCCGCACGGCGGCGGTCGTGAAGATGGTCGCCCGGATCGCCAGGACCCTGCGGGACGATCGGGCGGGGCGGGCGTGA
- a CDS encoding DUF2934 domain-containing protein gives MSTTREDRIRARARLIWEIEGRPNGRDLEHWLLAEHLVELEEGRLGSARALADFASELAHEREKSQEADAQQG, from the coding sequence ATGTCGACGACTCGCGAGGATCGCATCCGCGCCCGCGCCCGCCTGATCTGGGAAATCGAGGGCCGGCCGAACGGCCGCGACCTCGAGCATTGGCTGCTGGCGGAACATCTGGTGGAACTGGAGGAAGGCCGGCTCGGCAGCGCGCGGGCGCTCGCCGACTTCGCCAGTGAGCTCGCGCACGAGCGTGAGAAGTCCCAGGAGGCCGATGCTCAGCAAGGATAG
- a CDS encoding hybrid sensor histidine kinase/response regulator, translating to MSDLPASHHAWSYVLDEQIRILFVDDDMILAEFAKVHLSTPTALVESCKDGVEAWERLTAEDFDIALVDIEMPQMDGLELVGRIRADQRLRHLPVIMVTGREDVVSIDRSFEMGATAFATKPVNWRQLSHQIRYVMRNSRMDRDVREARDRAEQLSALKTNLLAAMRHEFRTPLSTIIGFTDLMRGQLGAGASVTELVGYLDFINAAGKRLLSTFSDMLQYAQMMSNDRALEAAEYRLDRLVEAAVGGVGASPGTSPAAIAVEIAEPGLEITCDRELVTNALRHLLENAVSHGRGIDCRIAAGRDGAGDLVFTVEDGGPGIDPARVEACLEAFTQSDMSTTRQTGGLGLGLAIARGAADLHGGRLQVAARSPEPGTAVRLVLPRRCIFEAAEDDAPVAPAASASSRSAA from the coding sequence ATGTCGGACCTGCCCGCCTCGCATCATGCCTGGTCCTATGTGCTCGACGAACAGATACGGATCCTGTTCGTCGACGACGACATGATTCTGGCTGAATTCGCAAAAGTGCATTTGTCGACACCTACGGCACTTGTAGAATCTTGCAAGGACGGGGTCGAGGCCTGGGAGCGGCTGACGGCCGAAGACTTCGACATCGCCCTCGTCGACATCGAGATGCCGCAGATGGACGGGCTGGAGCTGGTCGGCCGCATCCGGGCCGATCAGAGGCTTCGTCACCTGCCGGTGATCATGGTCACAGGGCGGGAGGACGTGGTCTCGATCGACCGTTCGTTCGAAATGGGCGCCACCGCCTTCGCGACCAAGCCGGTGAACTGGCGGCAGCTCAGCCACCAGATCCGCTACGTGATGCGCAACAGCCGGATGGACCGGGATGTGCGCGAGGCGCGCGACCGGGCCGAGCAGCTGTCGGCACTGAAGACCAACCTCCTCGCCGCCATGCGGCACGAGTTCCGGACTCCGCTCAGCACGATCATCGGCTTCACGGACCTGATGCGCGGGCAGCTCGGGGCGGGAGCCAGCGTCACGGAACTGGTCGGCTATCTCGACTTCATCAACGCAGCCGGCAAGCGGCTCCTGTCCACGTTCTCGGACATGCTGCAATACGCGCAGATGATGTCGAACGATCGGGCCTTGGAGGCCGCCGAATACCGTCTCGACCGGCTCGTGGAGGCGGCGGTCGGGGGCGTCGGGGCGTCGCCCGGCACGTCCCCTGCGGCGATCGCGGTCGAGATCGCGGAACCTGGATTGGAGATCACCTGCGACCGCGAGCTGGTCACCAACGCACTCCGGCACCTGCTGGAGAACGCCGTGTCGCATGGCCGCGGGATCGACTGCCGCATCGCAGCCGGGCGCGACGGGGCGGGCGACCTGGTGTTCACCGTCGAGGACGGCGGGCCGGGCATCGACCCCGCCCGCGTGGAGGCCTGCCTCGAGGCCTTCACCCAGTCCGACATGTCGACGACCCGCCAGACCGGCGGCCTGGGGCTCGGGCTCGCGATCGCGCGCGGTGCCGCCGACCTGCATGGCGGCCGGCTGCAGGTCGCGGCGCGCAGTCCGGAGCCCGGGACGGCGGTGCGTCTCGTGCTCCCGCGGCGTTGCATCTTCGAAGCGGCCGAGGACGACGCCCCCGTCGCGCCGGCCGCCTCCGCCTCTTCCAGGAGCGCCGCATGA